The window TTTGTAATGTAGCAGATGAGAGCCAATCAATCTATATTACGCCTAGACAGACAAATCTTGGAAAAGTAATTATTGATAGATAATGCATGTTGTCTTGACTCTTTTCTATCAAATATCGGATGACTTTTAGCTGCTTCCTATGTTCTGGTGTGTAATACTTTACTCTATGATGTGATATACTGGAGGTAGTTATCTAGATTAATTTGGTCTACCAAGGTTTGAGCTAATAGAGTAATAGCCATCCCGATTGTATGCCATTCCTGTCtgtccttttttaaaaaacttaaaaatcattttgtaTAGCCTGGTTTTATCTTACGCGGACGTGTTGTTTCGTTCTTGGGAGAGTCCCATATTATAGTTCTCATATGGTTTCAATTGCAGATTTGGCCTCCCAAGATGGTAAAAGATGCAGGATCTCGGCTTCATGCACTGTTAAGGGAAGTGATTACGCAGGTCAGTTTTATCTTTTAGCtcaattgtttttgttgattatcCAACTTTTCATCTTGAAAGAAGTTAAAATCTCCAAAGTATTACCTTTTTGAGTTTTACCCTCACTTCAGACATCTCTCAATGTGAGCATATATTAACCCCAGTAATATGGCAGAGTATCGTATTGTCACATTGTTTTGTGTTGACTAGTGAACACTATAACATGTCGTGAAATGATTACTGGTTTAGTTTGATATAATTCTCCGCTTTCTGTATGGCAGACTGGTCTTGAGAAGAATTTACTTGGGAACCATCCGGTTTCTCGATCCACTGAATCTCGTAGTCCACCCCCTGCGTTTGCTTCAGAtgcattaattaatttatcatcatcttctcataCACAAGAAGGAAAAAACCTGCCTGATAGTTATTCAGTAGCCGGAAATGGAGAATATTCCAAACCTGCGGTTTCAGAGATAGTTGAGATAGATGTTCCTGCTTCAGCTGGGAATTACATGAAAAGCTCAAACCCTGGAGTAagattctctttgtttttttcgcAAAAACTAGTAGCAATATCTGTTTCCCCTATCATTTGTCACAAATTTATGTATTTGTTGATGATGTATATagcttgctgctgctgctgcacgGAAAGGAGTACCCGCTGTGGACAGGCAGAACTCCGAGACTCTATATTATGCTGACGATGAAGACGGAAATCGTAAAAAGTACTCAAGAAGAGGTGGGAGAAAAACCGTATCTTTTTTACCGCTCTTGTCTGAAATGATGTTGTGGTTTTGCGTTAGTAGAAGACTTAGGCTGAGGATATGTATCTGGTTTTTATTTCTGAGATCCATAGTATTTACTTCAAGCTGCAAGTGTCTGCCTTCCAGTAGACGAACTCCACTTTTGTATGAATCAGTGACGATGACTTTGACTGATTCTCATATTCTTTTTCCATGTAAGGTCCTCTTCGTCACAAGTTTCTACGGGCTTTACTACCTTTCTGGTCTAGTGCATTGCCAACTCTACCTGTGACTGCACCACCTCGTAAGGATGCAACAAAGGCAGATGATGGTTCTGAAGGTCGTGTAAGGCATCAACGATCATCAAGAATGGATATAAGGAAAATACTAATTCTCATAGCTCTCATGTAAGACCTTGTTTACGGTGTAACTCTTTCTTCACCTGGTCGTTAATTGTCAAATGTTTGGTGTAGAATAAGTTAGTATCATCAATTGTGCCTAAATCTGTGTGACCAATGTGCAGAGCCTGTATGGCAACAATGGGGATTTTATACTACAGACTTGCACTACAGGCAATTGGTCAAGAAATACCCGATGAGGAGCAGCGATGAGGTAAAATCCTATGAGACAGGGGAATAAGGCTGGCTCaacatatatcatatacatTGCTGCTGGCTTAACCAAATCAATTTGCCCTGGTGTAGATCCTTTTGGACGACTAGAAAATGTTTTTTCATGAGTTGATTCTGAGAATTGTGGCCTGCGGTTTATTTGTTAGAACGTTACAAATCATGTTCCTTGTGTCAGTATCCGTGGTTTGTTGCTGGTCATAAGTATCTGTTTCAGATCGACATGTTTTAGTTGTAGCTATTGTTTTTTGGTAGACGAAAACACATTTTATGGACGCTTCAATGTTTCAACATTTCATTATGGCCTGTTAAGTAGTTTCTCTCGTTATTTCGGggtaaatatatatgatttcccCGATTTTATATGTTGattaagggcatctccaacaaGCCCTTAAAACCTCcaattttgaggtttttgacAATCcaagtcttttttgttttattttttgaacaaagacaATCCAAGTCTTCAAATCTTCAAATTTGAGGTTTCACTATTCAGAACctcaaaactattttttattttcagtttagtACCTATATTTATGTCTTTCATAAATAattgtataaaaattaattaagaaaacttaagcacactaaaataaatttaataaacaaaaaataatttgtcatattaaaaacaaagtttacattataaaatataatattaaaaacaaagttacaaaaaagaTACAGTAAACAAGATtctcacaaaataaaaatacattaaacaaaCTCAACACAAATTAAAGTAAAGTACACATAAATTACTTGAACACACATATATTCCATATATTACAAGTTGTACCAAAATACTAGTAATTAGGTAAATCGGATCATGAACCTTCCAAATCACAAAAAATCATGTCAAAAAGATGTTGAACATgcctaaattatataaattacatatataataataaagcaCACATAAACATACAAGGGCGGAACTCCACGTAGATCCGCCCTTGTATGTTTATGTGtgctttattattatatatgtaatttatattatcatGAAACCTTTATTATGTAATATTGTatgttgtataataaaataaatactattttgaattgtataataattaaaatgtatgttatatatttatttatgagtttttattattattagtgaattttgtaaatattaagGAGTATATtgcaaattaattagtttttaaggatttttttgATGATTGATTGTTGGAGCAAACAACCTTCAAATCTTCATTCCGAGAATTCGCTCCCTTCAAAATGAGGAGAGTtattggagatgccctaaaaAAAATTACGTTTTTGCTCATGCGTCTGTCTATTGAAAATGGGAAggaatttattaattattttgcaCAGATCAACAATAGCTGCATTATTGCACTCTTgtaatcttatattatgaaGGAGTTTTAGTCTCATTTTGCAAACTAAGGTGTTGTACCCACCATCTGTcatctcgggcaataggcaaagggcctaggccgggcacgtctaatgggccaagagcgtattactgatcggcccatcaggcccggagaaaggaagagagcgcggagatgcttcgcgttggtcagctcgcagctcgggctTGGTCAAAGATTCCTGCATTCAAGACGATTAATTAGGATACGCAAATCGTGCcctattaattatgcattaattaggCAATAAATCGGttggtataaatatgtaagggggaaGTCTTTTGTAAGGGATCGAAAACGTTTTCCAAAAGAAGCAATACaatacaaattctcaaaattctctcaaattcagttcggaacttctaaacggtgataagctcctccacattcgaatcacttcggaaggagagaatcgatttcagttctcacatttggcgctagaaggaggggagtTATCGCCTGACTCTCATTAGTTCCGACTTTATATACAAATCCACTACACACAACCACCGCTATGGCAACCGACTCTCCCAATCAGGCATCCCTGGAGGTGATCCAGAAGCTCTTGCAGGACTTGTCTGAGAAGTCCGATCGTCAGCAAGCCGCCTCCGCCGCTCTTACCGAACGTTTTGACAGCTTGGAGGGTCAGGTCTCCACCCG is drawn from Camelina sativa cultivar DH55 chromosome 1, Cs, whole genome shotgun sequence and contains these coding sequences:
- the LOC104793216 gene encoding zinc finger protein-like 1 homolog, which translates into the protein MVVCKCRKATKLYCFVHKVPVCGECICFPEHQTCVVRTYSEWVIDGEYDQPKCCQCQAPFDEGAGHQVTRLGCLHALHTNCLVSHIKSFPPHTAPAGYVCPSCNTPIWPPKMVKDAGSRLHALLREVITQTGLEKNLLGNHPVSRSTESRSPPPAFASDALINLSSSSHTQEGKNLPDSYSVAGNGEYSKPAVSEIVEIDVPASAGNYMKSSNPGLAAAAARKGVPAVDRQNSETLYYADDEDGNRKKYSRRGPLRHKFLRALLPFWSSALPTLPVTAPPRKDATKADDGSEGRVRHQRSSRMDIRKILILIALIACMATMGILYYRLALQAIGQEIPDEEQR